A window of the Palaeococcus ferrophilus DSM 13482 genome harbors these coding sequences:
- a CDS encoding deazapurine DNA modification protein DpdA family protein has product MVELFFFGVGEGSSRKAIESFAPRKFNVMINYASAVKPVPKNVNKLFIDSGGYSFFFKLREYPDPHEKYLEFVLKKNADFFANRDYPCEPEVLRQTCRTVMENQLKTIENQIAIQDLIEDQYPELKDRFVAVVQGWTLDDYLRMLDEMKSQGLLTRLIGIGSVCRRGQEKQIRRIITALRAELPRKYGLHAFGVKFSALKYKDVWDALYSADSLAYRYGIDRVKDPRPIPEQIKESLAKWISRLDALATTHSNQLSLMEVI; this is encoded by the coding sequence ATGGTCGAGCTGTTCTTTTTCGGCGTTGGCGAGGGATCATCAAGGAAAGCGATAGAAAGCTTTGCTCCTCGCAAGTTCAACGTCATGATCAATTACGCCAGCGCGGTCAAGCCGGTTCCAAAAAACGTCAACAAGCTCTTCATCGACAGTGGGGGCTATAGCTTCTTCTTCAAGCTCAGAGAGTATCCTGATCCGCACGAGAAGTATCTTGAATTCGTGCTGAAAAAGAACGCGGACTTCTTCGCGAACAGAGACTATCCATGCGAGCCAGAGGTTCTCCGCCAGACTTGCCGCACCGTCATGGAGAACCAGCTCAAGACTATCGAGAATCAAATCGCAATACAGGATCTCATTGAGGATCAGTATCCTGAGCTGAAAGACCGCTTCGTCGCAGTGGTCCAGGGATGGACGCTCGACGACTACCTGCGCATGCTCGATGAGATGAAAAGTCAGGGGCTTCTCACGAGGCTAATTGGTATTGGTTCAGTCTGCAGGCGTGGGCAGGAAAAACAGATTCGGCGCATTATCACTGCTCTTCGTGCAGAGCTCCCGCGTAAGTACGGGCTACATGCTTTTGGGGTGAAGTTCAGCGCTCTGAAGTACAAAGACGTGTGGGACGCGTTATACTCGGCAGATAGCCTCGCGTACAGGTATGGCATTGACAGAGTCAAGGATCCGCGGCCGATTCCAGAACAGATCAAAGAATCTCTTGCGAAGTGGATCAGCCGGCTTGATGCCCTCGCGACGACCCACTCAAATCAGCTGAGCCTCATGGAGGTGATATGA
- a CDS encoding alpha/beta hydrolase: MIWQVILVVVFVFIAFLVFVAYKMVKPPRLIEEWTPKDLGFDYEDVTFETEDGLKLSGWWIDNGSDKTVIPLHGYTASRWYSLYMKPTVEFLLKEGYNVLVFDFRAHGKSEGKYTTVGDRELLDIKAAVRWLGENHPEKASKIGLIGFSMGAMVTIRSLAEIPEVCCGVADSPPMNLDRTGARGLKYFAKLPEWLYIFVKPLTKLFSGGKEVHPIEYADKVRKPLLLIAGEKDPLVKVEEVGEFYERNRRINPTVELWVTDAAHVRTLNSRPGEWKARVKKFLEEHL, encoded by the coding sequence ATGATATGGCAGGTTATCCTGGTTGTAGTCTTCGTCTTTATCGCGTTCCTTGTCTTCGTCGCCTACAAGATGGTGAAACCCCCGAGGTTGATCGAGGAGTGGACGCCGAAGGACCTCGGCTTCGACTACGAGGACGTAACCTTCGAAACGGAAGACGGCCTTAAGCTGAGCGGCTGGTGGATTGACAACGGGAGCGATAAAACCGTCATACCCCTCCACGGTTACACCGCGAGCAGGTGGTATTCGCTCTACATGAAGCCGACTGTGGAGTTCCTCCTGAAGGAGGGCTACAACGTCCTCGTCTTTGACTTCCGCGCCCACGGAAAGAGCGAGGGTAAGTACACGACGGTGGGGGATAGGGAGCTGCTCGATATCAAGGCGGCCGTTAGGTGGTTGGGGGAGAACCACCCAGAGAAAGCGAGCAAAATCGGACTCATCGGCTTCTCGATGGGCGCTATGGTGACAATCCGCTCGCTTGCAGAAATTCCAGAGGTCTGCTGCGGCGTCGCTGACAGTCCGCCGATGAATCTCGACAGGACCGGGGCGCGCGGTTTGAAGTACTTCGCTAAACTACCGGAGTGGCTCTACATCTTCGTTAAGCCCTTAACGAAGCTCTTCAGCGGCGGAAAGGAAGTCCACCCGATAGAGTACGCCGACAAGGTCAGGAAGCCCCTCCTCCTCATAGCAGGAGAAAAGGACCCGCTCGTTAAGGTTGAGGAAGTGGGGGAGTTCTACGAGCGCAACAGGAGGATAAACCCCACAGTGGAGTTATGGGTCACGGATGCGGCCCACGTCAGGACGCTCAACTCCCGCCCCGGAGAGTGGAAGGCCAGGGTGAAGAAGTTCCTGGAGGAGCACCTTTAG
- a CDS encoding HepT-like ribonuclease domain-containing protein — protein MRDYRLYIRDILENIRKAREFTEGMSLQDFVKDEKTIYAVLRCIEIIGEASKGVPKEIREKYPDVPWRAMAAMRDRVIHGYFGINPEIVWVTIVKDLPPLEGRFKEILKELEGEE, from the coding sequence ATGAGGGACTACCGCCTCTATATCCGTGACATACTGGAAAACATCAGAAAGGCTAGGGAGTTTACAGAAGGAATGAGCCTCCAAGATTTCGTGAAAGATGAAAAGACGATATATGCGGTTCTCAGGTGCATCGAAATCATAGGTGAAGCTTCCAAGGGTGTTCCCAAGGAGATACGGGAGAAGTATCCTGACGTACCCTGGAGGGCAATGGCCGCGATGCGGGACAGGGTCATCCACGGATATTTTGGAATCAACCCGGAGATTGTGTGGGTAACCATTGTTAAAGACCTCCCTCCCCTTGAGGGGAGATTTAAGGAAATCTTAAAGGAGTTGGAGGGAGAAGAATGA
- a CDS encoding nucleotidyltransferase family protein — translation MKALPEIISILKDHRRELEEKYGVIDIEIFGSYAREEAGESSDVDILVEFKEPVGLLTIAKLQTELSDLLGVKVDLIPKKSLRKELWESVSKEAIKI, via the coding sequence ATGAAAGCCCTCCCCGAAATCATCTCAATATTAAAGGATCACAGGAGAGAGCTTGAAGAAAAATATGGTGTCATTGATATTGAGATCTTTGGTTCCTACGCTAGGGAGGAGGCAGGAGAATCCAGCGACGTTGATATCCTCGTGGAGTTCAAAGAGCCAGTTGGACTCCTCACGATCGCAAAACTTCAGACGGAACTTTCAGACCTTCTTGGAGTAAAAGTTGATCTTATACCAAAAAAGTCACTCAGAAAAGAGCTCTGGGAGAGCGTTTCAAAGGAGGCCATTAAGATATGA